A genomic window from Pelagicoccus albus includes:
- a CDS encoding DUF5069 domain-containing protein, with product MSQIIPLISSGVSGPLGVLHLPRLWQKVSLELAGKLNSDYPGIGAGYDQMVLDALGIANAYFLAFMKSKPSYPQLEA from the coding sequence ATGAGCCAAATAATCCCCTTAATAAGTTCTGGTGTCAGTGGACCGCTTGGAGTGCTACATCTTCCGCGACTCTGGCAAAAGGTATCCCTCGAGCTCGCTGGCAAGCTCAACAGCGACTACCCTGGTATCGGCGCTGGATACGATCAAATGGTGCTCGACGCCCTCGGAATCGCTAACGCATATTTTCTCGCGTTCATGAAAAGCAAGCCCAGCTATCCTCAGCTCGAAGCTTGA
- a CDS encoding NAD(P)-dependent oxidoreductase, giving the protein MQIEIPRYLNKRQSGENNKRFMNTNAEKTEKIAFVGVGRMGANMARRLKDCGYEITAVNDSDKEQASSLAAELGAKCCESLAELTSLADVIFTVVSNDAAMLKIFKGDGDNLLQGAAGKIFVNCATLTPKIQMEIAEAAEEAGANAIEGSMASSISQAREGTLYLMIGGKESVFEKVRPILELMSVNLKHIGGLGKASQMKALVNMVMNINTAGLAEGLGLADALGLDLKMVCEVFAQTGANSRVLETDAEDMINRDHDAWFMAEHAAKDSGIAKALADGAGVTLPLNDATKAQYDKLTKIGKGQMDKSAISELTFKDRS; this is encoded by the coding sequence ATACAAATCGAAATACCTAGATATTTAAATAAACGCCAATCAGGAGAAAACAATAAGCGCTTTATGAATACAAACGCTGAGAAAACTGAAAAGATAGCCTTCGTAGGAGTTGGTCGTATGGGCGCGAATATGGCGCGTCGCCTCAAGGATTGCGGGTACGAAATTACTGCGGTCAATGATTCAGATAAGGAGCAAGCTTCGTCACTGGCTGCCGAACTCGGAGCCAAATGCTGTGAAAGTTTGGCGGAGCTGACCTCTCTGGCCGATGTGATCTTTACAGTGGTTAGCAACGACGCTGCGATGCTCAAAATTTTCAAGGGAGACGGAGATAACCTTTTGCAGGGAGCAGCCGGAAAGATCTTCGTGAATTGCGCTACCTTGACTCCGAAAATTCAGATGGAAATCGCTGAGGCTGCTGAGGAGGCGGGAGCGAATGCCATAGAGGGGTCAATGGCTTCCAGCATAAGCCAAGCTCGCGAAGGCACTCTCTACCTCATGATCGGGGGCAAGGAATCTGTATTCGAAAAAGTAAGACCAATTCTGGAGCTTATGAGTGTGAACTTGAAGCACATCGGTGGCCTAGGGAAAGCGTCCCAAATGAAGGCTCTGGTCAATATGGTCATGAATATCAACACAGCTGGTTTGGCGGAAGGGCTTGGGCTCGCGGATGCCTTGGGACTGGACTTGAAGATGGTGTGCGAGGTTTTTGCTCAGACGGGAGCGAACAGCAGAGTGCTAGAGACAGACGCTGAGGATATGATTAATCGTGACCACGATGCCTGGTTTATGGCGGAACATGCTGCGAAAGACAGTGGTATAGCCAAAGCTCTCGCTGATGGAGCCGGAGTCACGCTTCCTTTGAATGACGCGACTAAGGCGCAGTACGATAAGCTTACGAAGATCGGAAAGGGGCAGATGGATAAATCCGCTATTTCGGAACTCACTTTCAAGGATCGCAGCTAA
- a CDS encoding ArsR/SmtB family transcription factor codes for MNVVEVTKALANETRFDIVRWLGDPEGNFRPHKDGKDFSDGVCVAVIQEKTGMSQSTTSHYLSILQRSDLVVPVRIGKWTYYSRNEATIKAYIKELKTQL; via the coding sequence ATGAACGTAGTGGAAGTGACGAAAGCCTTAGCGAACGAGACTCGTTTCGACATAGTGCGCTGGCTCGGAGACCCGGAGGGAAATTTCCGACCACACAAAGACGGGAAGGATTTTTCGGACGGGGTGTGCGTTGCGGTTATCCAAGAAAAGACGGGGATGTCCCAATCAACCACCTCCCACTATTTGTCCATTTTGCAGCGAAGCGATTTGGTGGTACCAGTACGGATTGGAAAATGGACTTACTACAGCCGCAATGAAGCAACGATCAAGGCATACATCAAAGAGCTCAAGACTCAGCTCTAG
- a CDS encoding VOC family protein, which produces MKTESIHPGTTIGHVHLKVANLERSLDFYQGVLGFELTQRFGSDAAFVSAGGYHHQIGLNCWESKSGPAPSFGTTGLYHFAILYPTRAALADAVKRLQDAKIPLDGAADHGVSEAIYLRDPDQNGLELYWDRPKEDWPRDKDGGLAMYTAPLDLRSLMSVLQDG; this is translated from the coding sequence ATGAAAACCGAATCCATCCATCCAGGCACCACAATCGGGCACGTCCATTTGAAGGTCGCTAATCTGGAACGCTCCCTCGATTTCTACCAAGGCGTGCTCGGCTTCGAGCTAACCCAACGGTTTGGATCGGACGCGGCTTTCGTTTCCGCTGGTGGCTACCATCACCAGATCGGCCTAAACTGCTGGGAGAGCAAAAGCGGCCCGGCTCCTTCATTCGGCACCACCGGCTTGTACCACTTTGCAATTCTATATCCGACTCGAGCCGCCCTCGCCGATGCGGTAAAGCGTTTGCAAGACGCAAAGATACCTTTGGACGGAGCTGCCGACCATGGAGTTAGCGAGGCCATATATCTGCGCGATCCGGACCAAAACGGCTTGGAGCTCTACTGGGATCGACCGAAAGAAGATTGGCCACGGGACAAAGATGGCGGCTTGGCCATGTATACGGCTCCCCTCGATCTTCGATCCCTCATGAGCGTGTTGCAGGACGGGTAA